From Sporolactobacillus pectinivorans:
AATGACGGATCCAGCTGAAATCCTGTCGATAGGAGTGAAGATAAAGAACTGGAACAGCGATACACGATGAAACATACAGGATCATGCCAAGGACACCGCCCATAGTCTCAAGGAAAGAAAAACCGCCGACCGGACCGTGAAAAATTAGGGCGACGCCGATTGAAATAATCAGATTAACGCCTGTGATCAGTGTGATCGCCGCAACCGGTGATCGGTGAACCGGGCTAACACGGGCAAATCTTTGCGAGAAGATACCGGCGCGACCCATTGCAAACACAAGACGTGAGCCTGCTGTAATCGAAGCATTGCCAACAGCAATTGTGCTGTTGAGCAATGCGAGGAAGACGATCCAGATGCCAGCAATCCCCCATACATTCCGAGCCATGCTCTCCCATGGATTGGCAGCCTGCAGATATTGGCCGATCCGATCCGGGCCCCAGCTTAGGACACCGGCATAAATGGCAAAAATAAAAAACAGGCCGACAACAAGTGTGGCACCAACAATAGCAGCAGGAATGTTACGTTTGGCATTTCGCGTTTCTTCGGCCAGTGGCGCAGCGGTCTCGAAGCCTGAAAATGCAGCTGATACAAAGATCATTCCGCGGAATATGCCACTCCATCCGCCCTGAACACCCGGTGCCTGCGGAGTGAACAACGTAAAAGAATTTTGAGCGCCGGCACGGATAATCAGCCATGCGGCGAGGACAGTGAAAACGGCAAGCTCGATAAACCCAAGAACCATGCCAACACCTGCTGAAACCTTGACACCGATGCATGCAATCAGAAACAATATGACTGCCAGCAAAACATCCCACACAATCCATGGTGGATTCCATCCGAGAAGAGCGGGAAGTGAACCCTGCATCAACCATGACATCACTAAAAATAGCGCAGCGGGCCCGGTACCTTCCGAAAATAGAGTAATCCATGCGGCCAGGAAACCGAATCGGGGACTGAACGCCCGCGACAACCAAGTCATGTAATATCCGGCAGACGGCACTGCACGGGATAATTGTCCGAGACTATATGCGACGAACAAGGTAGCGATCAGCCCAAGAAGGGTAGAAAGCGGAGCGGCCGCACCTGCAACTCCCATAGCGGGAGCCAGACCGAATACCAGTCCGACACCTGGGGAGATATGACTGATGGACTGGAAAAGCGCACCGCCAAAACCAATCGCATTATGGGGAATTGAGGATATTTTTTATGAAAATAAATTTCTGCTCGAATAATGGAGGAAACTATAATGGCTCTGTCGAGAATTGAGATTGAGACACGTTATTCGGAACCCGCAAAATATATAAAACTCCGGCCGCTTTCGGTGAATGAAAGCAGGGGGTATTTGCTTTCAAAAAGGTTGATGGATATCTTTGGCGCTCTCTTGGGCCTTCTTCTCCTTTCTCCTGTTTTTCTGATTGTTTCGCTTGCAGTAAAGATCGAAGAACCAAAGGGAAAAGTTATTTTTAAACAAATCAGGGTTGGAAAAAGCGGAAAAACGTTTCATATTTATAAATTTCGATCGATGGTTTCAAATGCAGAACAGTTACTTGATAATCTACTGATTGAGAATGAAACAACGGGTGCCATGTTCAAAATGAAAGATGATCCACGCGTTACAAAGATCGGCCACTTCATTCGAAGAACCAGTCTTGATGAACTGCCACAATTCTTCAATGTACTGAAGGGCGAAATGAGCCTTGTCGGTCCGCGGCCACCGCTTCCCAGAGAAGTAGCGGAGTATACGGAGTATGATAAGCTGCGCCTGACAGTTACTCCGGGCTGCACCGGTTTATGGCAGGTAAGTGGCAGAAGCGAATTGAGTTTTAACGAAATGGTGGATCTTGATCTAAAGTACATGAAGCAGAGAAGTATTACTTTTGACTTAAAGATTATTCTTAAAACTATTTTAGTTGTTTTTGAGATGAAATCCGCGTATTAATTGCAGAAACTTGTCCACCATATAATAAAGATGTTGCTCATTTTGGTTTCAATTCAATGGTTTGATATTGAAACCTGATCCGGTATTTGAAACGGTGGCAAAAATGATCGAAATAGTTTACTTGGCTTTAGTTGAAGCTAATAAAGCCGCATGAATCTGAACAAGCGGGTGAAACTGTGAAAAAAATATTATTCATCACGACTCATCTTTCAGGGAGGGGAGGGACAGAGACGGTTCTAAGTACAGTTGTCCGTCTCTTAGTCGAAAAAAAATACGAATATGTTCCAAAAATCTTTGTTCTGGGCGGTAGCACAGACAAAAATTGGATGAATGATTTGCCTCATGGGGAATCACGTTATTACAAGAATAGTATGCTTCGCAATATGGCTTATTTCTTTACCCTAATTAAGCTTCTCAAAGAAGAACGGCCGGAAATAGTTGTGGGACTGGATCCGTTGGTTTGTCTCTTTACCAATATTATAAGAAAAACTTTTCTTGGAAGGTACATCATTTTCTCATGGATTCACTTTTCGCTCTTTCATTCGAATGTACGAGCGAACTTAATACCGAAAGCAGACTATCATCTGTCGATCAGTTCGGGCATTTCCCGGCAGCTGTCAGATCTGGGCATTCAACAGGATCGGGTATTTACGGTCTTTAATCCAGTTATCCATACAGTGCAGACAATAGAGCGGCCGGTTAACGGTACCACGTTTATTTTTCTTGGCCGAATTTATTTTGAGGGCCAGAAAAGACTCAAAGATTTGCTTGATACACTATCCCATGTGGAGGGAAACTGGACACTTGAAATTTTTGGAGACGGTATTGACATGGAAAAATGCCGAATCTATGCAAAACAATTAAACCTGGCTCCTTATGTGCACTGGAACGGTTTCGTCCCTCGTCCCTGGGATAAAATATCCCGTGCGACAGCCTTGATCTTAACATCAGCCTATGAGGGCATGCCAATGGTTTTAGCAGAGGCTATTGCACGAGGTGTATATTGTATTAGTGCAGATTGTGAAACCGGCCCGGAAGACATCATTATAGAAAAGATAAATGGAGAGTTATACCCGGCCGGTGATCTTAAAGCCTTAGAGCGCAAGTTGCAGGACATTGTTAATGGTCAGACACTGCCCGATCAGGAGGCCATGAAGGCCTCTCTTGGCAAGTTTCATCTGGATCAATACTATCTTAATTTTACTGGTGCGATTTCTAGTGTCATGAGTGCAGCTCCTCTTAAGGATTAGACGTTTGTTCTGTATAAGTTGTTGATGACCTGAATTTAACGCGTGGGCGACAATCATTTCGGACCAACTTCGATAAACGGACAAAATTTGTTGAAAGATCAAGATCATAATTTTGAAATTTCAGTTGAGAAGAAGTAAGGGATTCATTAAAATATGTTGAAATTTTACCAGACATTTTGAGTGCATTTGGTGTAGATTAGTTTTTAGCTGCGTCATCAATTGTGGCTTAACAGCGGGGAAAGATACATCGTCCATATTATTACCTTTTTTCAGTTTCTGGAATAATTTGAACTGATTTTCATGATCCCTGTTTTTATTATATTTATAAATTGCTCAGAGATATCAGAATGTCATGTGAAAAAACGGACAATCAGGACTATCGGAGAAACGTATTCTTAACATCAGTCTTTGAAAGATGCCCCACATTGCTTAATCTTTTTTATGATAATTTCTTCTCTGAACTTCAATTGGTCGGAAAGTATTTATCTCATTATTTTTTGCTCTTTATTGTAGTTAGGAAGTAGTTGGGAAAATTTTTACATAAGAGCTGCAAGATGAAAAAAATCGGAAAAATCAGGTGTCAAAGAATGAGCAAATATATGATCAATGTGATTGAATCTGAAAAACAGCATGCAGGCTCAAAAGCGAAAAATGATATAAATTTTTTTCTCCATGAATTAGGTTATTTGAATATTTATATTGACAGAGAAGTTGGAAGGGTGGAGAAATATTTATTCGCGAAAAGCAGCGTTGACAAAAAACTTTCCCAAATAAACGATGGAGACATGGTTATCGTTCAATATCCGTTTTATATGGGATACTGGTATATGAAGGTATTTATAAGCAGATTAAGAAAAAAGAATGCTAAGACGGTCTTAATTCTTCATGATGTCATTTCGCTTAGAGAATGTCCGGATAATAGCAAAGCTGTAAAAAAAGAAATAAAGCTGTTGACCAAATTTAATCTGATTGTTTCACATAATACGAAAATGACCCAATGGCTGAAGCAGCACGGAGTGAATCTTCCAATCATTAATCTGAACTTGTTTGATTATTTTACCCCACAGCCGATTCAGGAACGTAAACAGACAAAGAAGATTGTATTTGCCGGAAATTTAAATAAAGCCAGATTTTTGACATTACTGGACGGAATAAGTGCTGAGTTTCTTTTGTTCGGTCCCAATCCGTCAGAAAAGATGCCGAAAAACACCAAATACCAGGGTTCCTTTCCGCCGGATACATTGCCAAAGTATCTTGATGGAAGCTATGGACTTGTTTGGGACGGAGACTCAGTTAGGTCCTGTGGCGGCATGTTCGGATGCTATCTTAAGTATAACAACCCTCACAAAATCTCGTTGTATCTCAGCAGCGGACTGCCCGTAATTGTTTGGGATCAATCTGCTCTGGCCCCTTTTGTTTGTGAAAAACAAATCGGCTTAGTCATCGGTTCATTACAGGATATCGGAAAAATTTTAGAAACTGTAACGCTGCAGCATTATGAACAGATGAGAAAGAATGCTGAAGAACTAGCTGTAAAATTAAGAGATGGTTATTTTATCAAGAAGGCCATTAGGTCAAGTGAAAAATTGTTAGAATCAGAAACCAGGTCTAAAGACTTGATATAATGGACGATCATAGGGTAAATGCCGCTGTTTTTTTATTAAATATATACACGGATTGCCTCATGGGTCACAGATGAAAAAAAGATAAAGATCTGACAGATGTTTTGTAAAAAGCATATCGATCGGTTCAGATTGTACACTTTTTACAGTAATAATTGAAACCAAATTTTAATGAAATCATAAATTTTGTGTAATAAAATGAGTGCATAAACCAGACAAAATCTTTGTGTGACTTTCTTCCCATATCTTCCTCTTTTCATTGCTAAATTATATGCTATAATGCATATAGCTTGATGAGCTGAAAATGTCGATATTTATCATACTCTAGCGGTAAATATTGGTGTATAATAATGTCTATCTCTTAGAGGTCATATTTTTTTAAACGGAAAAGGACGGCTTTATTGTCGCTCCATTATTAATAATATCTACTAACTATATTGTATAAAAAGTCAGTATCGAAATGCGAGGGAACAGAATGAAGATTGCGGTCATTGGAACCGGTTATGTTGGTCTTGTGACAGGGGTGGCGCTGTCTGAAGTTGGTCACTCAGTGACTTGTATCGACGTCGATCCTTCGAAAGTGGAAAAATTGAGTCAAGGTATACCGACAATTTACGAGCCTGGTCTTGAGGAATTAATTAAGAAAAATATTGTCGAGCATCGTCTTTCTTTTACGGCGGATCACAAAACCGGCCTCAAGGATGCTGAGGTTGTCTATATAGCTGTAGGAACACCGCAAAGAAAAGATGGTTCTGCCAACCTTGACTATGTGGAGCAGGCCGCCCGCGATATAGCAGTGAATATTGATAAGAACATCGTTGTAGTCATTAAAAGTACAGTCCCTGTAGGAACAAATTTTCACATTAGAGATATCATCAATCAGAATACAAAGAACGGTATTCATGTGAAAATTGCCTCAAACCCTGAATTCCTTAGGGAAGGGTCAGCTGTAAAAGATACGTTTCACGGTGACAGGATTGTTATCGGTTCTGAAGATGAGGTGGCTGGTGACATACTGGAGGCAATCAATAAACCGTTCAACATGCCGATTGTCCGTACAGACATATCAAGTGCGGAAATGATCAAGTATTCTTCGAATGCGTTCCTTGCGACAAAAATTAGTTTTATTAATGAGATCGCCAATATTTGTGAGTCACTCGGAGCGAATGTCGAAGAAGTGGCAAAGGGTATGGGATTCGATCACCGGATTGGGCCTGACTTTCTGAAAGCAGGAATTGGTTACGGCGGTTCATGTTTCCCGAAAGACACCAATGCCCTTGTACAATTGGCAGGGAATGCTCATCACGAGTTCAACTTGTTGAAGTCAGTTATTGAAGTTAACAACCATCAGCAGACTTTACTGTTGAATAAAATCTTGTCCCGATTCGGCAGCATAAAAGGTAAAAGAGTTGCTGTGCTCGGACTCGCATTTAAGCCGCATACGGATGATTTGAGAGAATCACCCGCTCTTGTCATGATTCCGAAGCTGGCTGAATTGGGTGCAGATATAGTGGCGTATGATCCGATTGCTGTATCAAACGCCAGGAAACAAATTGATGTTTCGATTAAATATACTGAAGACCTGAACGAGGCGCTGAAAAAAGCAGACTTCACAGTCATTATTACGGACTGGCCGGCTGTTAAGAAGATAGATTTGTCCCTGTTCAGTAAACTAATGAGATCGGCAGTTGTTTTTGATGGCCGAAACTGTTATAGTTTGGACGCAGTCAGAAAATCTTCGATTGAATATTATTCTATCGGCCGTCCGGATCATACCCCCGAATTGATAGGCTGATCACTGGTAAGGAGAGTCAGACATGAAAAAAGTCAGAAAAGCCGTTATTCCGGCTGCAGGATTAGGAACACGTTTTCTCCCGGCAACAAAGGCACTTCCGAAAGAAATGCTGCCTATCGTCAATAAACCGACGATCCAATATATTGTTGAAGAGGCTGTTGAAGCCGGTATTGAAGACATCATCATTGTTACCGGTAAGGGCAAAAGAGCTATTGAAGATCACTTTGATATTGCCTATGAACTGGAACAAAACCTGATTCAGAAAAAGAAATTTGATTTGCTTGAAAAAGTCAGGGAACCGTCCAAAATTGATATTCACTATATCCGGCAAAAATCGCCTCAAGGTCTGGGACATGCTGTTTGGTGTGCCCGCAAATTTATTGGCGATGAGCCCTTCGCAGTGTTACTTGGCGACGATATTGTTCAATCAGAAAAACCGTGCATCCAGCAGCTTGCCGAGCAATACGAGAGAACCGGATGTTCAGTGCTGGGTGTTAAAGAAGTACCGGAAAATCAAACACAGCGTTACGGAATCATAGACCCTAAGGCTCAGGACGGCCGTCTGTATAATGTCAGTCGTTTTGTGGAAAAACCGACTTCCAATCCGCCCTCTAATCTGGCGATCATCGGCCGTTACGTACTGACACCGGAAATCTTTGACTTCCTTGAAAAGAAGGAAATTGGTGCTGGCGGTGAAATTCAATTAACCGATGCTATTCAAAAGCTAAATGAACTTCAAGGCGTTTATGCTTATCAATTTGAAGGTAAACGATTCGATGTCGGAGAAACCTTGGGTTTTGTTCTAACAAATGTAGAGATGGCGCTTCAGGATAAAGATATTCAGGAAGATGTGCTAAAGGGCATTGAGAAAATTCTTCATGACAACAAGCTACCGCTAAAGTAATGGAGGAGCAAACGATGGCTATACCAAAATCAGAAATCGAAGCACACTACAGCAGAGGCAAGGATATTCAATATAAAAGCCAATTAATTGGCGAAAATAAGGGATATCTTTATACAAAAAGGGCAGTAGACATTGTTGGTTCATTGGTTGGTCTTGTTCTTCTTTCCCCGGTGCTTCTTATTGTGTCTATTTTGATTAAGCTGGAAGATCCGCATGGTTCAGTCTTTTTTAAACAGGTACGCGTAGGGAAACACGGGAAGTCTTTTCAAATTTATAAATTCCGTTCGATGGTATCAAATGCGGAAGAGTTACTGGATAAGCTGCTTGATCGAAACGAAACAACCGGCTGCATGTTTAAAATGAAGGACGACCCGCGGATTACTCGGATCGGCCGTTTTATCCGGAAAACAAGCATTGATGAGCTGCCACAGCTTGTCAATGTGTTGAGGGGCGAAATGAGCCTTGTCGGTCCCCGTCCACCGCTGCCCAGAGAAGTAGCCGAGTATACGGAATATGATAAGCTGCGGCTTGTAGTTACTCCGGGCTGTACGGGCTTATGGCAAGTGAGTGGTCGGAGTACACTTGGGTTTGAGGAAATGGTCGAGCTTGATTTAAAATACATTAGGCACAGAAGTTTAAAATTGGATTTTAAAATTATTATTAAAACGTTTTTAGTTTTTTTTGACACAAAAGACGCATATTAAATAGACAAAGCGAAAATATTATTGGTATAAAACATTAATCCGATTGAACTGTATAATTTCAGTGTAGAAATTAGCGGAGGATATTAATATTAATGGATATTATTATTGTCATTGCGACGCATAAAAAGTATCAAATGCCAGAAGAGGACATGTACATGCCGATTCAGGTAGGAAAAGCTATAAAAAAAGATGATCTATATGAGGGAGACAACACAGGAGACAATATCTCCGCGAAGAATCCCAATTATTGTGAGTTAACTGCAATGTACTGGGCATGGAAAAATCTAAAGGCTGATTACTTGGGCTTGGCTCACTATCGACGACACTTTTGCAACAATGATCATTTCTTAGGAATAAGAAGAGGGACATTGAAAAAAGTGCTTTCATTTGAAAAAGCAAGTGAGTTATTAAAAAAGTATGATGCCATATTGCCACAGAAAAGGCATTATTGGATTGAAACAATAATGTCTCACTACGAACACACACATAAAATTGATGATTTGTTGAAAACTCGGGAAGTTATCTCAAAAATTCAACCAGATTATCTTCCTTCATTTGATAAAGTATTGAAAAGGCGCTCTGCTCATATGTTTAACATGTTTGTAATGAAGCAGAATATATTTCATGACTATGCTGATTGGCTTTTTTCAATATTATTCCAATTAGAAAAAGAAATTGACATAACGAGTTATTCCTCTTATGAGGCCAGGGTTTTTGGCTATATCAGTGAAATATTGTTTGATGTCTGGTTAGACAAACATCAAATAAATTGTATCGAATTGCCGGTTATGTTTATGGATAAACAAAATTGGGCTAAAAAAATTTATAAATTTATAAAAAATAAATTTTCATCAAACGAGCTGAATAGCGTAGATAATGAAGGAGAAATAAAAAGGGTTCGGGCTGCCGATATTAGATAATAAAATTTTATCTTCTAATATCAGGCTGAAAACAGGTTTTCATGATCAGAATTTAATAATGTTAAAGCAAATGATCTGATTTCTGGTGAAACGATGAAATTCGCTTAGTATTTCAAGATTATCGCTTATAATATGGCCCAATCGTTTTGACGGGCTTTTATTATTTAAGATAGTTGAATGGGTACATGATGGGCGTAATTAATTATTGACTTAGAAAAATTAGTTTCCTGAATGAGGGAACTACTAAGAGAAGACAACAATGAACCTTATAAGCAATGTTGGGTTTCATCGTTAGATGTTGTTTATTAGGGCTTGAATTATAGATATGATTTATCATCCCAACCACATATAAAATAGTGAATGGGGTGAAAAAGGAGGATCACTTCTCATATGATGTTTTAATTATGAGGAGAAAGCATGAGCGATAAAATAACGGTCAGTATAATTATTCCAGTCTATAAAATACCTGAAGAATATCTTAATCAATGTATTGAGAGCATTCTGGATCAAACATTTGATAACTTTGAAATCATCCTTGTTGATGATAATGACAATAATGATATAAGTGGGAAACTATGTGATAAGCTTTCTTTTGATCATGCGAAGATCATTTCTCTGCACCAAAAGAATCAGGGAGTTTCTGTCGCCAGGAATAATGGTCTGTTACATGCTAAAGGCCAGTGGATCGCATTCGTTGACTCTGATGATTGGCTTGAGCCTAATTATCTAAAAAGACTCGTACAGGAAGGCGAAAATCACAAGGCAGATATTGTCATGTGTTCCTGCTTTGCAAATTATATCAACAGAGAGAAGATAAATGAATTTTTTCAATATAGAACTAAGCTCTTTACGGGGAAAAAAAAGGATGAAATTCTATTGCAGCTGATCTGCCGGGGTATCAATGACTATTTTCCACCGGAAACGGGGGTAGGAGTACCTTGGGCCAAGCTATATCGTAAAGATTATTTAGAGGAGAAAAAGCTTAAATTTGATTCACAGTTATTCAGAATGCAGGATAATATATTTAACTTATATGCAGTAGAAGATGCAGATCGAATTTATTACTTTAACGAAATTTTATATCATTATAGAAAAAATAATGGTTCTGCTACAAAAAAATTCAATCCAAAAATTGTCACATATTTTGAAAAAGTAAATGAGGCTACCGAGGGTTTTATAAGAAAACACAAAAAAGAAAGACTCTTCTATAAGGCTTTATACGCTAAGACTTTAATCGGTTTTAACAGCTATATTAATCTTTACTACTGGCCAGTACTCAGGGCGAGGCAAAAAAGGTACCGGGTGATCAAAGAAGAAATTAAAGGTCTGTTAAAAAAAACGATGTATCAAATAGCTCTTTCAAAGGTTGATAAACATATACTGAATTTTCAGGAAAGAATCTATGTTGGACTTTTGAGAAAAAAGATGATCGGAGCCTTGTTGTTCATTACCCTTCTGAATGATTTTTACAAAAGATTGAAAAATGGCTCCCCTGAACAATAAGCAATCAATGTGTAGATGGAAATTGAAAATTTTATAATACATAATCATTAGGGTGGAGAACAGTGCAAAAAATAATAGCTATTGTTGTGACCTATAATCGGAAGGAACTTTTGATTGAATGTTTAAATGCAATTAAAAAACAGACCTATCCTGTCAGCAGGATTGTTGTTGTTGATAATGCCAGTAATGATGGCACAGACAAACTCTTCAGCAATAACAATATGTTTGACCAAGATCTTTTTGACTATCAACGTTTACCACAGAATATTGGCGGTGCCGGAGGATTTCACGAAGGATTTAAATATGCATCGCAATTAGATGTGGATTGGCTTTGGATTATGGATGATGACACTATTCCCCGTGACGATAGCTTAGAGAAACTTATCGACGATGCTGGCGTTTTGGGGACAGACAACGTTAGCTTCCTTGCAAGTTCTGTCTTTGGCCCAGAGAATGAAGCGATGAATGTTCCAGTGATATCAGGGCATCATTCGATCAGCGGCTATCCTGATTGGTATTTTGATCTGGGGAAAGGTCTCGTAAAAATTGAATCGGCGACTTTCGTTTCTTTGTTAATCAATAATCAGGCAATCAAAAAGATTGGATTGCCGGTTAAAGATTATTTTATCTGGGGAGATGACACCGAGTATACGTTGCGATTAACACATTATTTCGGGCCTGCATTCCTTTCCGGAAAGAGTAAAGTTTTACATAAGAGAGCAAATGTCAAAAAATTAATCATTGAAGAAGAAACAAATATTAACAGGGTTCCTTTGTACTACTATTTGGTTAGAAATATTCTGATAACAAGAACAGAGTATTTTGGGAGAAAAGAAGGAATAAAAGGTATAATTTTATGGGGAGGATTTTCTGTAACTCTGTTATTTCGACCAAAAGTAAAATACAGAGTGAAAAAGTTCCTTACCGTTCAAAAGGGCATTTTAGATTTTATTTTTCGACAATATGATTACAAAAGATTTAGCAATCGTATGACGCATTAACGAAATGAACTTTTTATGGATGTTGTTCAAAAGGGTGGCAAAGGGGAACAAACGGGCGTTGAGATTCATCGCTGATCATTTTGGGATTTTTTGGGACACTTTTTTATAATAGTGAAGCATGTTTGGCGTTTGATTCTATTTCACGGTTTGATCATACTTTTTTTATCACGCATATATCCCATTCTGATCAACTTCCCTTTTTAATTTCATACAACGGCTGTTCAAAGACATAATAACAGTTAAACACAGGAGGGTAATATCAGCATGTATGACTATCTAGTAGTCGGTTCTGGTTTATTTGGCAGTACATTCGCTTACGAAGCTGCAAAACATGGCAAACGTGTAAAAGTCATCGAAAAGCGGTCACATATTGCAGGCAACATTTATACTGAAAATGTTGAAGGTATAAATGTTCATCGGTATGGTGCACATATTTTCCATACCAGCAATCGTGAGATTTGGAATTATGTTAATCAATTTGCTGAGTTTAATCGTTACACGAATAGTCCGATTGCCAACTACAAAGGTGAAATTTATAATCTCCCCTTCAATATGAATACATTCAATAAATTGTGGGGTGTTGTGACGCCTCAGGAAGCGAAAGAAAAAATTGAGCAACAGAAGAAAGCGGCAAAAATTGGTCTACCAACGAACTTGGAAGAGCAGGCAATAGCTCTGATTGGTACGGACATATATATGAGGTTGATTAAGGGATATACTGAGAAACAATGGGGTCAAAAGGCAAAAGATTTGCCGGCATTTATTATAAAGAGACTCCCGGTGCGTTTTACATATGACAATAACTATTTTAATGATAAGTATCAGGGCATTCCGACTGGTGGCTATACTCAGATTGTTGAGAAA
This genomic window contains:
- a CDS encoding amino acid permease → MSSIPHNAIGFGGALFQSISHISPGVGLVFGLAPAMGVAGAAAPLSTLLGLIATLFVAYSLGQLSRAVPSAGYYMTWLSRAFSPRFGFLAAWITLFSEGTGPAALFLVMSWLMQGSLPALLGWNPPWIVWDVLLAVILFLIACIGVKVSAGVGMVLGFIELAVFTVLAAWLIIRAGAQNSFTLFTPQAPGVQGGWSGIFRGMIFVSAAFSGFETAAPLAEETRNAKRNIPAAIVGATLVVGLFFIFAIYAGVLSWGPDRIGQYLQAANPWESMARNVWGIAGIWIVFLALLNSTIAVGNASITAGSRLVFAMGRAGIFSQRFARVSPVHRSPVAAITLITGVNLIISIGVALIFHGPVGGFSFLETMGGVLGMILYVSSCIAVPVLYLHSYRQDFSWIRHFLIPTIGVICFIFPLVSSIYPLPKSPMNWATYMDIAWLVAGILWLIILNRRDPQAVQNAAFVISNSPKGQNPKGKKETP
- a CDS encoding sugar transferase, producing the protein MALSRIEIETRYSEPAKYIKLRPLSVNESRGYLLSKRLMDIFGALLGLLLLSPVFLIVSLAVKIEEPKGKVIFKQIRVGKSGKTFHIYKFRSMVSNAEQLLDNLLIENETTGAMFKMKDDPRVTKIGHFIRRTSLDELPQFFNVLKGEMSLVGPRPPLPREVAEYTEYDKLRLTVTPGCTGLWQVSGRSELSFNEMVDLDLKYMKQRSITFDLKIILKTILVVFEMKSAY
- a CDS encoding glycosyltransferase, with protein sequence MKKILFITTHLSGRGGTETVLSTVVRLLVEKKYEYVPKIFVLGGSTDKNWMNDLPHGESRYYKNSMLRNMAYFFTLIKLLKEERPEIVVGLDPLVCLFTNIIRKTFLGRYIIFSWIHFSLFHSNVRANLIPKADYHLSISSGISRQLSDLGIQQDRVFTVFNPVIHTVQTIERPVNGTTFIFLGRIYFEGQKRLKDLLDTLSHVEGNWTLEIFGDGIDMEKCRIYAKQLNLAPYVHWNGFVPRPWDKISRATALILTSAYEGMPMVLAEAIARGVYCISADCETGPEDIIIEKINGELYPAGDLKALERKLQDIVNGQTLPDQEAMKASLGKFHLDQYYLNFTGAISSVMSAAPLKD
- a CDS encoding beta-1,6-galactofuranosyltransferase, with protein sequence MSKYMINVIESEKQHAGSKAKNDINFFLHELGYLNIYIDREVGRVEKYLFAKSSVDKKLSQINDGDMVIVQYPFYMGYWYMKVFISRLRKKNAKTVLILHDVISLRECPDNSKAVKKEIKLLTKFNLIVSHNTKMTQWLKQHGVNLPIINLNLFDYFTPQPIQERKQTKKIVFAGNLNKARFLTLLDGISAEFLLFGPNPSEKMPKNTKYQGSFPPDTLPKYLDGSYGLVWDGDSVRSCGGMFGCYLKYNNPHKISLYLSSGLPVIVWDQSALAPFVCEKQIGLVIGSLQDIGKILETVTLQHYEQMRKNAEELAVKLRDGYFIKKAIRSSEKLLESETRSKDLI
- a CDS encoding UDP-glucose dehydrogenase family protein, whose amino-acid sequence is MKIAVIGTGYVGLVTGVALSEVGHSVTCIDVDPSKVEKLSQGIPTIYEPGLEELIKKNIVEHRLSFTADHKTGLKDAEVVYIAVGTPQRKDGSANLDYVEQAARDIAVNIDKNIVVVIKSTVPVGTNFHIRDIINQNTKNGIHVKIASNPEFLREGSAVKDTFHGDRIVIGSEDEVAGDILEAINKPFNMPIVRTDISSAEMIKYSSNAFLATKISFINEIANICESLGANVEEVAKGMGFDHRIGPDFLKAGIGYGGSCFPKDTNALVQLAGNAHHEFNLLKSVIEVNNHQQTLLLNKILSRFGSIKGKRVAVLGLAFKPHTDDLRESPALVMIPKLAELGADIVAYDPIAVSNARKQIDVSIKYTEDLNEALKKADFTVIITDWPAVKKIDLSLFSKLMRSAVVFDGRNCYSLDAVRKSSIEYYSIGRPDHTPELIG
- the galU gene encoding UTP--glucose-1-phosphate uridylyltransferase GalU → MKKVRKAVIPAAGLGTRFLPATKALPKEMLPIVNKPTIQYIVEEAVEAGIEDIIIVTGKGKRAIEDHFDIAYELEQNLIQKKKFDLLEKVREPSKIDIHYIRQKSPQGLGHAVWCARKFIGDEPFAVLLGDDIVQSEKPCIQQLAEQYERTGCSVLGVKEVPENQTQRYGIIDPKAQDGRLYNVSRFVEKPTSNPPSNLAIIGRYVLTPEIFDFLEKKEIGAGGEIQLTDAIQKLNELQGVYAYQFEGKRFDVGETLGFVLTNVEMALQDKDIQEDVLKGIEKILHDNKLPLK
- a CDS encoding sugar transferase, with amino-acid sequence MAIPKSEIEAHYSRGKDIQYKSQLIGENKGYLYTKRAVDIVGSLVGLVLLSPVLLIVSILIKLEDPHGSVFFKQVRVGKHGKSFQIYKFRSMVSNAEELLDKLLDRNETTGCMFKMKDDPRITRIGRFIRKTSIDELPQLVNVLRGEMSLVGPRPPLPREVAEYTEYDKLRLVVTPGCTGLWQVSGRSTLGFEEMVELDLKYIRHRSLKLDFKIIIKTFLVFFDTKDAY
- a CDS encoding DUF4422 domain-containing protein; the encoded protein is MDIIIVIATHKKYQMPEEDMYMPIQVGKAIKKDDLYEGDNTGDNISAKNPNYCELTAMYWAWKNLKADYLGLAHYRRHFCNNDHFLGIRRGTLKKVLSFEKASELLKKYDAILPQKRHYWIETIMSHYEHTHKIDDLLKTREVISKIQPDYLPSFDKVLKRRSAHMFNMFVMKQNIFHDYADWLFSILFQLEKEIDITSYSSYEARVFGYISEILFDVWLDKHQINCIELPVMFMDKQNWAKKIYKFIKNKFSSNELNSVDNEGEIKRVRAADIR
- a CDS encoding glycosyltransferase family 2 protein, whose product is MSDKITVSIIIPVYKIPEEYLNQCIESILDQTFDNFEIILVDDNDNNDISGKLCDKLSFDHAKIISLHQKNQGVSVARNNGLLHAKGQWIAFVDSDDWLEPNYLKRLVQEGENHKADIVMCSCFANYINREKINEFFQYRTKLFTGKKKDEILLQLICRGINDYFPPETGVGVPWAKLYRKDYLEEKKLKFDSQLFRMQDNIFNLYAVEDADRIYYFNEILYHYRKNNGSATKKFNPKIVTYFEKVNEATEGFIRKHKKERLFYKALYAKTLIGFNSYINLYYWPVLRARQKRYRVIKEEIKGLLKKTMYQIALSKVDKHILNFQERIYVGLLRKKMIGALLFITLLNDFYKRLKNGSPEQ